The sequence below is a genomic window from Gadus morhua chromosome 12, gadMor3.0, whole genome shotgun sequence.
gtgtattttgtgtttgtgctggcGGATTGGACGTCGTGAGACCACGTTTAATACACAAAGGAAATGTGCGTGGGCTGTACAGCTAAAGATACTGTTGGTGCATGCAAAACCTCGAATGTGTTGTGGATCACCGAACATTATTCTGGTGGTCTCCAGTCGGGCGCTGTATCTACGGGGTTTGATTCGCAGCGAGGTAAACCTCGTGGCTGCGGTGTGGGGCGTGCTGTACACCGAACTGCCACTTCCCAGTGGCTCACAACACACCCTCGTGGTATGATGTCATCCGCGACCTGAAAGGCTGGTTTCAACACTGGTCGACCACGTTTTGTTTGTTGCTATGAAAGGCGATTGCTGGGCCGTTCTGGACTGATCTTTGGGGGCATTATCCCCATTACAACACCCGCATACAATGAACTCTTTATGATTGAGAGAGAATTGGTGGTTTGCGGCATATTCAGTAACGTTACACACAATTACTGTTGCATTTGCACACAAGCGATGGGGTTACTTCGTATTTTTCGGATCCCTCTGAAATCGGGTGGTATCTGTTTGCTGGAGAAGTGATGGGACAGGTGCACAGCCACAAGGCctcagctgctggaggagctggaggaagtCTATTTTAGTAGCATGTGAAAGCTACTGGGAGGGCCCAGTCTGACTAGGGTAGAAAATGAATAATTAGTGGTATTTATATTGTTGCCATGTGTTTATTTACTTTGTGGCCCAACTGTACAACACATTCAAGATTTGTTAGAACTGCATGTCCCCCATACTGGTTTATTACCTTCTGACTGGGGGTTTGTTGGAGCGCCATTGTCTAAGGGACGACTTTGTAATCCTAATCCTGTTTTTGTCTCCCTTTAGGTGTGAGGATGAGGGGAATGGGACGGAGGCCGGAGGGTGAGGGCCCGAGGCCCCAGGGACAGGGTGGCCCAGGAGAGGGCAGGCCCCCAGCAGACAGACGGCCGGTGGACAGGCGGCCCCCACGCCGCTTCGAGCGGCCCGCTGGCGAGGGCGGAGAGAGGCCCGGCGGCGAGGGCGGAGAGTTCTCCGTGGAGAAGTAAGTAAACCGAATCAATACCGAAGGCCCACGTCACGGTAATGCATTTAGGTGTGGAGGCGGTACGATGCGGTGAGCTCACCGtgcatctcttcctctcctcaggCCGATCGGCGACAGACCAATGAGGGGGCGCGGTGGCGGACCCAGAGGCGCCCGCGGAGGCGGCGTcaccagggggcggggcatggGCCGCACCGATGGTTTTGACTCCCGAGGAAAGCGTGAATTCGACAGACACAGCGGCAGCGATCGATCGTGAGTGCTTTTTCTTTCGGTTAGATCGCAAGCCACTATTGCTTTCTGTATGACTCAGTCATTGCTCGTTGTTGCACGGGCTGAATGTCATTTCAAAATGGAGCTCTAAATCGTAGCATCTTGGCTAAAGCGCGTCTTTCTCCAGTGGCCTGAAGGGCGAGGAGAAGCGTGGAGGCAGCGGATCCCACAACTGGGGAACCGTCAAGGATGAACTGACGTGAGCACACTTTCTTTTGGCTTCATGTTACTATGGAACGGTACCATGACCTGCTCGTTTCAATATCCATTGTATTGGTGTATATTAACACAACACTCTTGTAACATTATCTTAGCGGTGAGCTCGACCAATCAAATGTTACCGAGGAGAACCCCGAAGGAGAGGAGCACCCCGCCGCCGACTCTGAGAACAAGTAGGTCGTGTGACATGGGACTGCATTCACCACCTTGGGGTGAAGGCTGGGCTGAAAGGCCCAGATCCACCAGAGAGCTTCTTGGAGCCAGACTGTGACGGGTGGTTTGTTTTCCAGGGAGAACGAGGCAGAGGAGCCCAAGGACGAGAGCCCCAAGGAGATGACGCTGGACGAGTGGAAGGCAGTGCAGGACAAGGAGCGAGCCAAGGTGGAGTTCAACATCCGCAAGGCCAACGAAGGCGCCGACTGGAAGAAGGGCTACGTGCTGCACAAGTCCAAGAAGGATGAGGTGAGCTGAACCATTATCCTTCATAGTATTCTACTTTAATGAAGATGCAAATCCTACTACTACCAATTTTTGGAATAGGATGGAAAGAAGAGCAttcattaaaaatatttttgggACCAATATTAGTTTGATATCGCTTGACTTGTTCTTTTGCAATAGAATCTGATGTCTGAAGTGCTTAGAAATGAAGGAGCTTGTATTCTTTTCACCACTGGCTAAATCCCCCCTGAAGGCCGTGCAGATATGTTCCTGTTTGTAATCTCTACCCGTTCTTTACCCTTTAACAGGAGAAAGGTACTCTGATTGAGGCTGAAGCTGATGAAGTCCCCAAGGTTGGTAGCCTTCCTGCTAATAGATCATCTAATTGTGCCGTTTCTTGTTTAATCTCGCGGTCCAGTAAACGCCCCCCGGTGTACGCCCGGAAAACAGATGGTCTAACCTTACCTCTATCTGCCTCAGGCTGAGGATGAACACCGCAAGCCCGCCAACGACATCACCGCCCAGTTGGAGATCAACTTCGGCGACCTGGGCCGCCCAGGGCGGGGCCGCGGAGGTCGGGGTCGCGGCGAGGGCCGCGGAGGTCGGGGTCGCGGCGAGGGCCGCGGCGAAGCTCGTGGTGGCGAAGGGCCCGCTGCCAGGCCGGCCCGCGGTGGGCGGGGCGACAAGGTAAGGGTCCACCTGGTCACACGTCATCACATCCCCCACCCGGGGGCAGGCTCTTGTTTAGCTCCGCCTTCGTCAGCAGCAGTTTCTCATTCTGCGTTTGttttttcttcccccccccccccccccccccaggccagcGGTGTGTCAGTGCCCAACGTGGATGACCCTGAGGCCTTCCCGGCACTGGCCTAAGCCCGGGCACTCCGGAGCCCCCAGGCACCTCCACTATGAGGCTAGCATGTCCCTGGATCCTTCAGCAAAACGTATTGATGGAGAAGACTGTCATCCTCGATGGCACTCGACTTTGAGGACTGAATTTTACCAATtacaaaaaacgaaaaaacagaaatgaacacaaaaaaacaaagaaaaaagaaaaggactTCTTGCTACTCTGGAGCAGATTACTGGTAGAGGTTTTGTACTTATAAACAAAGTAGCAGGGGTGTTTTTCATACAGTATTTTTTTCAGAGGTTATGCATTGTTCATTGATACTTTGTAATTGCTGCTTAAAATATTTCCAAATATAAGAAGCGCATCCTTTTGGCTTGGCTGTTGGTCaagcttgcttgcttgctcCCAAACATGCCTGGCAGCAGGTCAAACCATGCTCATAAACTGTACCACAATGGGTATTTCATAAAGTTACTGCCTCACTTCACTTGCTGAGATTTCAAGGACTTTTATTTTACAACATGGGCGGCGGTTTTCGATTTGTCAAAGACGGGTCTATTCTATGATGCTCTCATTGGGAGAGACTCTTTCAGAAGGCGCTGGTGAGGCAAACCTTCCTCTTTGATCTAGAAATCAAAAGTATACTTGGTCAAAACGGCTGTGTATTTTCCTCTGACCCTACGGGACTTAGTCACTTCGACAGGTCAACGGAATTGACGCCGACGCTTTTGACCTCCACTCGACTACAAGTGGAGCGCGTCTCATTGTGGAGAAACTTCTACCCTTGTCCTTTTTTTCGTCTGCACTGATCATAAGCTTAGAAATCTGAACGCCTTGGTGTTTACACTTTAATCAAAAGGCAAGGCGAGAAGTGTTAACACATTTGAGACACAGGCGTAATTCCAAACCTTAAAACTACAGTTTCAGCACTCCAGTGACATCGGCCCTGGTCCATCTGTGTTCTCCGTTCTTGCGCATCGTTTTTCTTGACTCCTTCGCCTCAACAGTGACGCCACTGCATAATTGCTCTGAAAGAAATAGCTGTCCATCCTGAACAGCCAAGTGGTGAAAGCTACGGGCTGTGTGAACGCTAGCCCTGCTATTTAGACCTCTGTTGGTAAATAAAGATGGTCGATTCATTTTTCTTGCATTGTCGTTTGTGCCAAATCAATTTTCATTTTTGGTCGAGGCTTAAAAAGTCCCGGGTAGTAGTTACTAAACTGAAGTAACTAAGCAGTTTAAAGAATCACTAACTGCTAGGCCACACAGCCTGAGGTGTCCACACCCCAGTCTACACCtcaataggtccatggtcctCACCTAGTCAAACCAAGATGGGCCACCAAGATGGGCCACCAAGGGTCATCTCAAAGAAATGATAACAATGTTATGAGTTTatgagaaataaacatttcaaccTGCAGACGTTAAATTTGGCACCATCCTGTGATCCAGTAATGGACTTTTTTATAAACTTTTGAGGTTAGAGATGTGGACTAATCAGTACGGATTTTGGAACAACTGATAAGTATGAAACAATTGCAGTATACAATTATTCCCCTGTCCTGAATGTGGTAGTGCACTACAACCTTATTGATTTACTTGCGTACTTGACAGGTCAGACTAAGAGATGAACTCAAACCTATGATTATCTTTAATCCAATAAATTACTGCCCAGCCGTGATGTTTCCTCTACATAAGGACATTAAGCTGACACACTTccatatttttaaatgaatggCAACAAAATATCCAAAGTATAATTACCCAAATGCCGGTCAAGAGAAACTTGAGTCTTAACCTGTGTGGGTACAAGGAGCTGCAGGCTtaggcgtttccgtcatgacacaagaacgccctttaggcgttcctggtagcgtttcatcgaccaatcacgaggtgtttcgaaaggcatactgcgaagcacagtcgcaaggtatactatgctttccttccttaatggcaattttacctctcattagatttagcaatcattgAGCCCCtacttggctaacgttagttctatgcttCCCGTACTTGAAgctgctgtttgagaaaatctaactagcttatgtttcggatgttgacagccgtgcgaagaagaaggggttcggtgttgacggtgaaagttaggccggtttatagcagTTTCCGTTGTCGGTTATTACCGGTCATTGTCCGGAAGAAAATGAGAAGGACCGACAATTCTAAATGTCCCAggtcagaatgaccagtggcgactggtcattagCGGCAAGTCActactctcacaagaaaaaatgaaaatgaaaaaaaagaaatataggcctataaaaaatagaatatatatttttttatatgtatatatatatattttttaaataatctccccagaaagtactataaaataataagttCGGCGCTTTCATTTAATTTTTAGGCGACCTtggcttgcttcttccggctgagttcgtctggaggggcaagaggggctctagccccaccagcccaatgcaatgtgtattggacttgaaacattgaaatgcgcatgctcagagtgtttctctgttgaagttgacggagattattttacttcatggtggggctagcccaatatgtccatggtgtggacCAGGGGCCGTTAAAAATcacaggatgcatttcgcattcctgttttaaaatatcagtgtgtaagctataaaataggctatataggaacatttttATAAGTATAACAACGATGGAGGCCTATTATTCAGcatatttgcatactattatttcaaaatgaaagaggggttttgttttacataatttgtttattgtataagtcgctgatggcggaaacccatcgcaacggaaatcccggtcggatccatctgcttgtgtgtgtgtgtgtgtgtgtgtgtgtgtgtgtgtgtgtgtgtgtgtgtgtgtgtgtgtgtgtgtgtgtgtgtgtgtgtgtgtgtgtgtgtgtgtgtgtgtgtgtgtgtgtgtgtgtgtgattctattctatacagtgAGCATTCATGAGCATTCATACTTtaggttttatttgataaaaacgacagtgttaccccttatgtttttttcccatgatgactgatgaaaaacaacagtgttaccccttatattttattcgacaaggacacttttttcttttttcaaatatgttttttttcatgacgaccaataaaatatgacagtgttaccccctatattttatttgacaaggcaacagtgttaccccttatggtttttttcatgacgaccaataaaaaacaactgtcaccccttgtgttttttttcatgacgaccaaagaaaaacgacagtgtcacccctcatgtttcatttggtaaaatcgactgtgttaccccctatgttttattcgataaatttcgacagtgttaccccttatgggtttttcatgacgacaggtaaaaaacgacagtgttaccctttacgtttcatttgataaaaacgacagtgttaccccttggtttttttcccatgatgactgatgaaaaacaacagtgttaccccttgggttttttttcatgacgaccaataaaaaacaacagtgttaccccttgtgttttcttcatgacgaccaataaaaaacaacagtgttaccccttatgttttttttcatgacgaccaataaaaaacgacagtgttaccccttatgtttttttcatgacgaccataaaaaacgacagtgttaccccttatgtttttttacctgacgaccaatgaaaaacaacagtgttaccccttatgtttttttcatgacgaccaataaaaaacaacagtgttaccccttaagtttttttcatgacgaccaataaaaaaacgacagtgtaaccccttatggttatttcatgacggctaataaaaaacaacagtgttaccccttatgtttttttcatgacgaccaaagaaaaacaacagtgtcacccctcatgtttcatttggtaaaaacgacagtgtaaccccttatgttttttttcatgacgaccaatataaaacgacagtgttaccccttatgttttttttcatgacgaccaataaaaaacaacagtgttaccccttaaggttttaacatgacgactaataaaaaacaacagtgttaccccttatggtttttccatgacgaccaataaaaaacgacagtgtcacccctcatgtttcatttggtaaaaacgacagtgttaccccttatgttttttttcataacgaccaataaaaaacaacagtgttaccccttatgtttttttcatgacgaccaataaaaaacaacagtgttaccccttgtgtttttttcatgacgaccaataaaaaacaacagtgttaccccttgtgttttttttcatgacgaccaataaaaaacaacagtgttaccccttatgtttttttcatgacgaccaataaaaaacgacagtgttaccctttatgttttttttcatgacgaccaataaaaaacgacagtgttaccccttatggttttttcatgaagactaataaaaaactacagtgttaccccttatgggttttttcatgactaccaaagaaaaacgacagtgtaacccttcatgtttcatttggtaaaacgacagtgttaccccctatgttttattcgatacatttcgacagtgttaccccttatgggtttttcatgatgacagataaaaacgacagtgttaccctttacgttcatttgataaaaacgacagtgttaccccttatgtttttttcccatgatgactgatgaaaaacaacagtgttaccccttatattttatttcatgacgaccaataaaaaacaacagtgttaccccttatattttatttgacaaggagatttttttttatatgtttttttttcatgacgaccaataaatagccacagtggtacccctgtcaacgATTTGGCGGGGaaccgaacctgagctgtttagaatgttaacctccgaacttatcaatgcaccatcaagacacctaataaaatcatcacaatggttatacttgactttataattcgcatgaaatagaaattagagtcttccaacagaggacatcaaccggacttgaaccctggtctccagtgggttaggcagagtgcactccactgctccactgaggcgatgacaatacacaataatcaatcatcaataaagaggatatacatgacattaaaatgtatgtgtgtatttctattatttcccatatgttttttttcatgacgaccaataaaaaacaacagtgttaccccttatgttttttttcatgacgaccaataaaaaactacagtgttaccccttatgttttttttcatgacgaccaataaaatacgacagtgttaccccttatattttatttgataaagacaacagtgttaccccttatgttttttttcatgacgaccaataaaaaacaacagtgttaccccttgtgtttttttcatgacgaccaataaaaaacaacagtgtgaccccttatgctctttttcatgacgaccaataaaaaacaacagtgttaccccttatgtttttttcatgacgaccaaagaaaaacgacagtgtcccccctcatgtttcatttggtaaaaacgacagtgttaccccttatgttttttttcatgacgaccaataaaaaacgacaatgttaccccttatgttttttttcatgacgaccaataaaaaacaacaatgttaccccttatgtttttttcatgacgaccaataaaaaacaacagtggtaccccttatgtttttttcatgacgaccaataaaaaacaacagtgttaccccttatttttttttccatgacgaccaataaaaaaaaaaacaatgttaccccttatgtttttttcatgacgaccaataaaaaacaacagtgttaccccttattttttatttcatgacgaccaataaaaaaatgacagtgttaccccttatggatttttcatgacgactaataaaaaacaacattgttaccccttatggttttttcatgacgaccaataaaaaacaacagtgttaccccttatgtttttttcatgacgaccaaagaaaaacgacagtgtcacccctcatgtttcatttggtaaaaaggacagtgttaccccttatgttttttttcatgacgaccaataaaaaacgacagtgttaccccttatgttttttttcatgacgaccaataaaaaaatgacagtgttaccccttatggttttttcatgacgaccaataaaaaacaacagtgttaccccttatattttatttgacaaggagatttttttttatgtgtttttttttcatgacgaccaataaaaagccacagtggtacccctgtcaacgATCTGGCGGGGaaccgaacctgagctgtttagagtgttaacctccgaacttatcaatgcaccatcaagacacctaataaaatcatcacaatggttatacttgactttataattcgcatgaaatagaaattagagtcttccaacagaggacatcaacccgacttcaaccccggtctccagtgggttaggcagagtgcactccactgctccactgaggcgatgacaatacacaataatcaatcatcaataaagaggatatacatgacattaaaatgtatgtgtgtatttctattatttcccatatgttttttttcatgacgaacaataaaaaaatacagtgttaccccttatgttttttttcatgacgaccaataaaatacgacagtgttaccccttatattttatttgataaagacaacagtgttaccccttgtgtttttttcatgacgaccaataaaaaacaacagtgtgaccccttattttctttttcatgacgaccaataaaaaacaacagtgttaccccttatgtttttttcatgacgaccaaagaaaaacgacaatgttaccccttatgtttttttcatgacgaccaaagaaaaacgacagtgtcccccctcatgtttcatttggtaaaaacaacagtgttaccccttatgttttttttcatgacgaccaataaaaaacgacaatgttaccccttatgttttttttcatgacgaccaataaaaaacaacaatgttaccccttatgtttttttcatgacgaccaataaaaaaacaacagtgttaccccttatgttttttttcatgacgaccaataaaaaacaacaatgttaccccttatgtttttttcatgacgaccaataaaaaacaacagtgttacccctcatgttttttttcatgacgaccaataaaaaaatgacagtgttaccccttatggttttttcatgacgactaataaaaaacaacagtgttaccccttatgttttttttcatgacgaccaataaaaaacaacagtgttaccccttatgtttttttccatgacgaccaataaaaaacaacaatgttaccccttatgttttttcatgacgaccaataaaaaacaacagtgttaccccttatgttttttttcatgacgaccaataaaaaaatgacagtgttaccccttatggttttttcatgacgactaataaaaaacaacagtgttaccccttatggttttttcatgacgaccaataaaaaacaacagtgttaccccttatgtttttttcatgacgaccaaagaaaaacgacaatgttaccccttatgtttcatttggtaaaacaacagtgttaccccctatgttttattcgatacatttctacagtgttaccccttatgggtttttcatgacgacagataaaaacgacagtgttatcctttacgttcatttgataaaaacgacagtgttaccccttttttttttttcccatgatgactgatgaaaaacaacagtgttaccccttatattttatttgacaaggagatttttttttatatgtttttttttcatgacgaccaattaaacgCCACAGTGGTTCCCCCTGTCGACGATTTGGCGGGGATCCGaatctgagctgtttagagtgttaacctccgaacttatcaatgcaccatcaagacaccgtaTAAAATGATCACAATGGTTAtgcttgactttataattcgcatgaaatagaaattagagtcttccaacagaagacatcaacccGACttcaaccccggtctccagcgggttaggcagagtgcactccactgctccactgaggcgatgacaatacacaataatcaatcatcaataaagaggatatacatgacattaaaatgtatgtgtgtatttctattatttcccttatgttttttttcatgacgaccaataaaaaacaacagtgttaccccttatgttttttttcatgacgaccaataaaatacgacagtgttaccccttatattttatttgataaagacaacagtgttaccccttatgttttttttcatgacgaccaataaaaaacaacagtgttgccccttgtgtttttttttcatgaccaccaataaaaaacaacagtgttaccccttatgttttttttcatgacgaccaataaaaaactagtgttaccccttatatttttttcatgacgaccaaagaaaaacgacagtgtcacccctcatgtttcatttggtaaaaacgacagtgttacctcttatgttttttttcatgacgaccaataaaaaacaacagtgttaccccttatgttttttgtcatgacaaccaataaaaaacgacaatgttaccccttatgttttattcatgatgaccaataaaaaactacagtgttaccccttatggttttttcatgacgaccaataaaaaacaacagtgttaccccttatgttttttcatgacgaccaaagaaaaaagacagtgtcacccctcatgtttc
It includes:
- the serbp1a gene encoding SERPINE1 mRNA-binding protein 1 isoform X1; its protein translation is MPGQMQEGFGCAITNRFDQLFDDESDPFELLKQAEIKKKEAAALAALKPVVPAVKPQKKESQKDRKTPLADKKEEFQAPVPIKKDGVRMRGMGRRPEGEGPRPQGQGGPGEGRPPADRRPVDRRPPRRFERPAGEGGERPGGEGGEFSVEKPIGDRPMRGRGGGPRGARGGGVTRGRGMGRTDGFDSRGKREFDRHSGSDRSASFSSGLKGEEKRGGSGSHNWGTVKDELTGELDQSNVTEENPEGEEHPAADSENKENEAEEPKDESPKEMTLDEWKAVQDKERAKVEFNIRKANEGADWKKGYVLHKSKKDEEKGTLIEAEADEVPKAEDEHRKPANDITAQLEINFGDLGRPGRGRGGRGRGEGRGGRGRGEGRGEARGGEGPAARPARGGRGDKASGVSVPNVDDPEAFPALA
- the serbp1a gene encoding SERPINE1 mRNA-binding protein 1 isoform X2 → MPGQMQEGFGCAITNRFDQLFDDESDPFELLKQAEIKKKEAAALAALKPVVPAVKPQKKESQKDRKTPLADKKEEFQAPVPIKKDGVRMRGMGRRPEGEGPRPQGQGGPGEGRPPADRRPVDRRPPRRFERPAGEGGERPGGEGGEFSVEKPIGDRPMRGRGGGPRGARGGGVTRGRGMGRTDGFDSRGKREFDRHSGSDRSGLKGEEKRGGSGSHNWGTVKDELTGELDQSNVTEENPEGEEHPAADSENKENEAEEPKDESPKEMTLDEWKAVQDKERAKVEFNIRKANEGADWKKGYVLHKSKKDEEKGTLIEAEADEVPKAEDEHRKPANDITAQLEINFGDLGRPGRGRGGRGRGEGRGGRGRGEGRGEARGGEGPAARPARGGRGDKASGVSVPNVDDPEAFPALA